The nucleotide window ttttctatatttatgaGTCATTTTCCTAAAGATTTGGGGCCTTATATCTTCAAAATGAtaacctccttccttccctccttccttccctccctccctccctcccttccttccttccttccttcctttttgagacacagtgtcactctgttgcccaggctggagtacaatggcgggacctcagctcactgcaacctctgccttctgggttcaagtgattctcctgcctcagcttcccaagtagctaagataacaggcatctgccaccatgcccggctaattttttatgtttttaatagagatggggtttcaccatgctggccaggctggtctcgaactcccaacctcaggcaatccactcgcctcggcctaccaaagtgctgggattacaggcatgagccagcgcacctggcctttctctctctctctctctttctttctttttttccgaagtctcgctctgttacccaggctggaatgcagtggtgccatcttgactcactgcaacctctgcctcctgggttctagcaatactcctgcctcagccgcccaagtaattggaactataggcacccgccaccatgcccagcgaatttttgtatttttagtagagacggggtttcaccatgttggccaggatggtcttggcccgcctcggcctcccaaagtgctaggattacaggcatgagctactgcgcccggccttctttctttctttcttcctttgttttctttctctctttctctttctttctttctttctctttctttctttctttttccttccttccttccttcttcctttctttttctttctttctttctttctttctttctttctttctttctttctttctttctttctgtctctctctctctctttctttctttctttctttctttctttctttctttctttctttctttctttctttctttctttcctttttggtcAGGATTATAAAGGTGTTCATCCTTTGGTCTTTCTGGGGAGTTGAAGAATTATTTTCAAGTACAGGAAGGTTCGTTGTCATTCTGGTACTGGAAGACAAAGATGATGCTTGTGTCATAGTGTTTTCAAGCAATCGCTTGTGCATTTTATCCTAAGTGTTTACAGGCAAGAAGTCTTTGACTGGTGCTACCTGTCAGAGGAGAGAGAGGTTTTTGTAAGCCAAGGGTCAGAGTGGGTTCCAAGAGGGCACAGGATTTGAGGAGAtgagagctgggcatggtggcataggcctgtagttccagctactcagaaggccaaagcaggaggatcgcttgagtccaggtgttcaaggccaacctgggcaacatagtgaaaacccatctctgttaaaaagaaaaggatttgaGGAAATTAAAACTGCAGTGGACTTTCTACACGAGGAAAAATTACGAATAGAGGCAAtgaggaagtaaaaaaaaaaaacccactgtaTTTATGGGAAGGTGAAAACCTCCTgggtaggccgggcacggtggctcgcgcctgtaatcccagcactttgggaggccgagatgggcggatcacgaggtcaggagatcgagaccatcctggctaacacggtgaaaccctgtctctactaagaaatacaaaaaactagccgggcaaggtggcgggcgcctgtagtcccagctactcgggaggctgaggccggggaatggcgtgaacccgggaggcggagcttgcagtgagctgagatccggccactgcactccagcctgggcgacagagccagactccgtctcaaaaaaaaaaaaaaaaaaaaaaagaaaaaagaaaacctcctgGGTAAAACAGAAAGTTTCTGTtggagaataaaaaaagatactGTTAGATAagaaatgtgggccgggcgcggtggctcaagcctgtaatcccagcactttgggaggccaagacgggcggatcacgaggtcagaagatcgagactatcctggctgacacgtgaaaccccatctctactaaaaaatgcaaaaaactagccgggtgaggtggcgggcgcctgtagtcccagctactcgggaggctgaggcaggagaatggcgtaaacccaggaggcagagcttgcagtgagctgagatcgcgccactgcactccagcctgggtgacagagcgagactctgtctcaaaaaaaaaaaaaaaaaagaaatgtgatctATCCTGTAAAAAACTTTAAATCCCCAAACAAGTGATTGACACAGATTACTGTGGATTAGAGGGGACGTTCATGATCAGAACAGGATTTGACAAAAATTAATCTGGCAATACCTCAAAGGATGAATTGGAGACAAAGAGACAGCGACATTTGTTTGGAAACATATCCAGGTGAGAAGTGCCAGATTCACATCAAAGCTGCGTTAATGGAGAAAAAGGGGCTGCTCGCGACATTTTATGTTGGAGTGAATGAAGCGCACAGTGGAGAACTGGGCACATGGACACAGCTTTGACCCACAGTGGAAGAGGTGAATTGCACTTGGGAGTTATCTTTATAAAGGAGATCAGGAAGGCAGTATTAAGGAGAGTTATTTtaacctccaaaaaaaaaaaaaggaataaaacatttttctagaaAGACAGATGGtgatacagaaatgaaaaaaaaaaaaattggccaggcacagtggctcacacctgcaatcccagcactttgggaggccgaggcaggtggattacctgaggtcaagacttcgagaccagcctagccaacatggtgaaaccccatctctactaaaaatacaaaaaagtagccgggtatggtggcatgtgcctgtaatcccagctactctggaggctgaggtatgagaattgcttgatcctgggaggcagaggttgcagtgagccaaggttgcaccactgcactccagcctgggcaacaagaccaaaagtctgtctccaaagaaaaaaaaaaagaaataaaaaaaagtaagaaagaaatcaaggtgTGGTGTCGGAAGTAGGAAGATGTAgggagctttcttttcttttcttttctttttgagactgagtttcgctcttgttgcccaggctggagtgcaatggcgcgatcttggctcactgcaacctccacctcctgggttcaagcaattctcctacctcagcctccctagtagctgggattacaggcatgtgccaccacacccagctaatttttgtatttttagttgagaaggggtttctccatgttggtcaggctggtttcaaactcccgacctcaggtgatccgcctgccccagtatcccaaaatgctggattacaggcatgagccactactggcGGGAGCTTTCTTTTATGGTGAAATTGTTTAAGGAAACATTTAGTATGACTAATCTGTTTTCCCCTTTGGAAATGGTTCACTTAAGTACAGTCTAATTAGGAGGGAATAGACAATGCACCCAAGGTCAAGATGGGACTTGCTTTGTTACCTTCTAAAGACTCATGAGAGTGGCAATATTTACGAATTGATACATTTAGAATGAGCCATGAACTGATGTGTGGGTGTGCATTTTTAATCAAAGCAGGAATGACATATCTAATGTCACTAACTCAAATTTCTTGTGTCTTAGTGCAAATCAAATTAATACCATGACtcttatttatcttattaaaaaAGCAATTCCCAACatgtattacttatttatttagaaagtaaATAACTTTATCAACCTGCTTTGGAGATATAAACTGCCCTGAGGAAGCAGTAGTCAGAATAAAAGCCAGCTACTGCAATTATCTCCTGCCACCCTCTTGGATTCAAAAACTCACAGCTgggcatgcacctgtcatcccagctacttgggagcctgaggtgattagattgcttgagcccaggagtttgagaccagcttggacaacgtagtgagactcctgtttcaaaaaaaaagaagattaataAGCCTAGTTTCTCCCTATTTCCTCTCCTTCACCACATTCCACTGATGTGTTGGCCTTCCTCCTGTACTTCAAGTATAGTGAGATTGTCTCCATCTCAGAACGACCTGGAAAGTTCTTCCTGAGATTTTCACAtggctctttctttttctttctttctttccttctttctttctttctttccttccttctttctttctttctttctttctttctttctttctttctttctttctttctttctttctttctctttctttctttctttctttctttctttctttctttcttttctttctttctctgaggcagggtcgcactctgtcacccaggctgtcactgcagcctcaacctcccaggctcaagtgatcctcccacctcaacctcccaatgttctgggattacaagtgtaagccaccatgcctggcatcattcagttttttctctttttttctttttttttctttttttttggagcaataaagctttttaatcacctgggtgcaggtgggctgagtccgaaaagagagtcagcaaagggtggtgggattatcattagttcttacaggcttgggataggcggtggagttaggagcaattttTTGCGGGCAGGGGGtagatctcacaaagtacattctcaagggtggggagaatattATAAAggaccttcttaagggtgggggaatATCACAAAGTGCATTATCACAAGGGCAGGGAGGCTGTATTGTCATAAggtcaattgatcagttagggtgtaGCAGGAACagatcacaatggtggaatgtcatcttttgtggttcttcagttgcttcaggccatctggatgtatacgtgcaggtcacaggggatatgatggcttagcttgggctcagaggcctgacattcctgtcttcttatattaataagaaaaacaaaacaaaatggtgttgaagtgttggggcagcaAACATGTTTGGcagtggtatggagagataatgggcagtgtttctcagggctgcttcaagtgaGATTAGGGGCAACGTGGGaccctagagtgggagagattaaactgaagaaagatttgggGGTAAAGGGTGATATTGTGGAGTTGTttgaaggagcatttgtcatgtAGAATAAATGGTGATGGCCTAGATGTGGTTTTTTATGAACTGAGAAACTAAATGAAAGACACAAGGTCcaaataaaagaaggagaaaaataggtattaaaggactaagaattgggagtacccaggacatccaattagagaatGTCCAAGGGtgttcagcataattatttgctTGGCTGGTGAGTTTTTGGGCTTTATCCTTGAggttttttttatgttgtcatataccagaCCAGATTggtttaggtaaaaacaacactcttcatttaaaattatacagagtCCCCTTTTTTTTAAGCAGTGAGTAAGTCAGGGCCTCAGTAATTTTGgtggaaagagaaatgcaaagccagcaactgtttgttaaagaaggattagaaGTGGCTAGGAGCTTCTTCTCCAAGAGAACACCAAATGGCGGATGACGCCGGTGCAGCGGGGGGGCCCGGAGGCCCTGGTGGCCCTGGGATGGGGAACCGCGGTGGCTTCCGCGGAGGTTTCAGCAGTGGCATCCGGGGCCGGGGTCGCGGCCGTGGACGGGGCCGGGGCCGAGGCCGCGGAGCTCGCGGAGGCAAGGCCGAGGATAAGGAGTGGATGCCCGTCACTAAGCTGGGCCGCTTGGTCAAGGACATGAAGATCAAGTCCCTGGAGGAGATCTACCTCTTCTCTTTGCCCATTAAGGAATCTGAGATCATTGACTTTTTCTTGGGGGCTTCTCTCAAAGACGAGGTTTTGAAGATTATGCCGGTGCAGAAGCAGACCCGTGCTGGCCAGCGCACCAGGTTCAAGGCGTTTGTTGCTATCGGGGACTACAATGGCCACGTCGGCCTGGGTGTTAAGTGCTCCAAGGAGGTGGCCACTGCCATCCGTGGGGCCATCATCCTGGCCAAACTCTCCATTGTCCCAGTGCGCAGAGGCTACTGGGGGAACAAGATCGGCAAGCCCCACACCGTCCCTTGCAAGGTGACAGGCCGCTGCGGCTCTGTGCTCGTGCGCCTCATCCCT belongs to Theropithecus gelada isolate Dixy chromosome 6, Tgel_1.0, whole genome shotgun sequence and includes:
- the LOC112626210 gene encoding 40S ribosomal protein S2-like isoform X5 codes for the protein MADDAGAAGGPGGPGGPGMGNRGGFRGGFSSGIRGRGRGRGRGRGRGRGARGGKAEDKEWMPVTKLGRLVKDMKIKSLEEIYLFSLPIKESEIIDFFLGASLKDEVLKIMPVQKQTRAGQRTRFKVTGRCGSVLVRLIPAPRGTGIVSAPVPKKLLMMAGIDDCYTSARGCTATLGNFAKATFDAISKTYSYLTPDLWKETVFTKSPYQEFTDHLVKTHTRVSVQRTQAPAVATT
- the LOC112626210 gene encoding 40S ribosomal protein S2-like isoform X3 — its product is MADDAGAAGGPGGPGGPGMGNRGGFRGGFSSGIRGRGRGRGRGRGRGRGARGGKAEDKEWMPVTKLGRLVKDMKIKSLEEIYLFSLPIKESEIIDFFLGASLKDEVLKIMPVQKQTRAGQRTRFKAFVAIGDYNGHVGLGVKCSKEVATAIRGAIILAKLSIVPVRRGYWGNKIGKPHTVPCKVTGRCGSVLVRLIPAPRGTGIVSAPVPKKLLMMAGIDDCYTSARGCTATLGNFAKATFDAISKTYSYLTPDLWKETVFTKSP
- the LOC112626210 gene encoding 40S ribosomal protein S2-like isoform X4, with amino-acid sequence MADDAGAAGGPGGPGGPGMGNRGGFRGGFSSGIRGRGRGRGRGRGRGRGARGGKAEDKEWMPVTKLGRLVKDMKIKSLEEIYLFSLPIKESEIIDFFLGASLKDEVLKIMPVQKQTRAGQRTRFKAFVAIGDYNGHVGLGVKCSKEVATAIRGAIILAKLSIVPVRRGYWGNKIGKPHTVPCKVTGRCGSVLVRLIPAPRGTGIVSAPVPKKLLMMAGIDDCYTSARGCTATLGNFAKATFDAISKTYSYLTPDLW
- the LOC112626210 gene encoding 40S ribosomal protein S2-like isoform X2, coding for MADDAGAAGGPGGPGGPGMGNRGGFRGGFSSGIRGRGRGARGGKAEDKEWMPVTKLGRLVKDMKIKSLEEIYLFSLPIKESEIIDFFLGASLKDEVLKIMPVQKQTRAGQRTRFKAFVAIGDYNGHVGLGVKCSKEVATAIRGAIILAKLSIVPVRRGYWGNKIGKPHTVPCKVTGRCGSVLVRLIPAPRGTGIVSAPVPKKLLMMAGIDDCYTSARGCTATLGNFAKATFDAISKTYSYLTPDLWKETVFTKSPYQEFTDHLVKTHTRVSVQRTQAPAVATT
- the LOC112626210 gene encoding 40S ribosomal protein S2-like isoform X1, yielding MADDAGAAGGPGGPGGPGMGNRGGFRGGFSSGIRGRGRGRGRGRGRGRGARGGKAEDKEWMPVTKLGRLVKDMKIKSLEEIYLFSLPIKESEIIDFFLGASLKDEVLKIMPVQKQTRAGQRTRFKAFVAIGDYNGHVGLGVKCSKEVATAIRGAIILAKLSIVPVRRGYWGNKIGKPHTVPCKVTGRCGSVLVRLIPAPRGTGIVSAPVPKKLLMMAGIDDCYTSARGCTATLGNFAKATFDAISKTYSYLTPDLWKETVFTKSPYQEFTDHLVKTHTRVSVQRTQAPAVATT